The Pirellulales bacterium genome includes a region encoding these proteins:
- a CDS encoding TIGR03087 family PEP-CTERM/XrtA system glycosyltransferase, giving the protein MNRPRILYLAHRAPTAPDRGDRIRSYHWLTRLAREADVWLATCADEPLTQVEAARLEALCERTAIATVAGRGRWLRGASRLALGGTATEGLFWSADLKQQVDAWSKEVSFDAALVFCSSMGAYLPRSLPAERVVLDLVDVDSEKWHNYAARARGPARWLFDLEGRRLRSLEQKLAARSHAVALVSEAEAQLFRGIAPSTPVFGVPNGVDLDYFHATQSDEAEGRTCVFVGALDYRANIDAVTWFCHEAWPEVRRRQPQATLLLVGRKPTVAVRQLDSIAGVRVVGQVPDVRPYLEQATVAVAPLRIARGIQNKVLEAAAMSRAVVVSPAALEGLELQPGREVELAEDPREWGERISALMNDAPRRRALAMAARRHVEAKHSWQACFEPLARLLGLRRERVGAKPAPPLGEPATT; this is encoded by the coding sequence GGGAAGCCGATGTGTGGCTGGCCACCTGCGCGGACGAACCGTTGACGCAGGTCGAGGCGGCGCGGCTGGAGGCATTGTGCGAGCGAACGGCGATCGCCACGGTCGCCGGCCGTGGGCGTTGGCTGCGCGGCGCGAGCCGACTGGCGCTTGGCGGAACAGCGACCGAAGGGTTGTTCTGGTCGGCCGATCTGAAGCAGCAAGTCGATGCTTGGTCGAAAGAAGTGTCGTTCGACGCGGCGCTGGTGTTTTGCTCCAGCATGGGGGCCTATCTGCCGCGGTCGTTGCCGGCCGAACGCGTCGTTTTGGATTTGGTGGATGTGGATAGCGAGAAGTGGCACAACTACGCGGCGCGGGCACGCGGGCCGGCGCGATGGCTATTTGACCTGGAGGGCCGTCGACTCCGAAGCTTGGAGCAAAAACTGGCCGCCCGGTCGCATGCTGTGGCGCTAGTGAGTGAGGCGGAAGCGCAACTGTTTCGCGGAATCGCGCCAAGCACTCCGGTGTTTGGCGTGCCCAACGGGGTTGATCTGGATTACTTTCACGCCACGCAGAGCGATGAAGCCGAGGGGCGGACCTGCGTCTTTGTGGGCGCGCTCGACTACCGGGCGAATATCGACGCAGTAACTTGGTTTTGCCATGAGGCGTGGCCCGAGGTGAGACGACGTCAGCCGCAAGCCACGCTATTGCTGGTGGGGCGCAAACCGACCGTCGCGGTGCGCCAATTGGATTCGATCGCCGGCGTGCGCGTGGTGGGGCAGGTGCCCGACGTGCGGCCTTATTTGGAGCAAGCCACAGTGGCGGTTGCGCCCTTGCGCATTGCGCGAGGCATACAGAACAAGGTGCTGGAAGCAGCGGCGATGTCTCGCGCGGTGGTGGTTTCGCCCGCCGCGCTAGAAGGTTTGGAGTTACAGCCGGGCCGCGAAGTTGAGTTGGCGGAAGATCCACGCGAGTGGGGAGAGAGGATCAGCGCGCTAATGAATGACGCGCCGCGGCGGCGTGCGCTGGCGATGGCGGCGCGGCGACATGTCGAAGCCAAGCACAGTTGGCAGGCTTGCTTTGAGCCGCTGGCGCGGTTATTGGGACTACGGCGCGAGCGGGTGGGCGCTAAGCCTGCGCCGCCCCTAGGCGAACCGGCGACGACATGA
- a CDS encoding VanZ family protein: MAIATAAYAALAIYGSLAPLRMEARRAQATWDEYTLRMSAPIEVKSRSDWMANILLFAPLGFLAVGALTIDRPLPVACGLVALVIIGCAALSAGIELTQVWFPDRTVSPNDVVAETVGAALGAGLWLFAGLPLLAAWRRLRQRLQLDGQLGPVALLYSMWFALWQFMPLELTLSPADVYRKYRRGHVLVLPFYDPSASLGDWIWLVVVTALTYLPLGCLLAYWQAIVGAPLSAAQALGWGVLISGCAEAAQLFVLSRDVTATEIVLGGAFTLIGWLAARRAGVTARDGVAATDPRRATRGAAMLMLVAWCVLIATMVWEPFDFVWDLGAASAKAREVTLIPFADYERQENFHWLRHAVEHSGLFLALGVLTGVAGGRWRIAVLAGAVVFAVVVEAGQLLLPGRNPSITDAMLAAVCILIGWFASRRVIVSAGQEESPTGNEAARGLIVGGTR; encoded by the coding sequence TTGGCGATCGCAACGGCGGCGTATGCGGCGCTGGCGATTTACGGCAGCCTGGCGCCGCTACGAATGGAAGCGCGGCGGGCGCAGGCTACTTGGGACGAGTACACGCTGCGCATGAGCGCGCCGATTGAAGTGAAATCGCGATCGGATTGGATGGCCAACATCTTGTTGTTCGCGCCGCTGGGGTTCTTGGCGGTCGGAGCGCTGACCATCGACCGGCCATTGCCGGTTGCGTGTGGGCTGGTCGCACTGGTGATTATTGGCTGCGCCGCGCTGAGCGCGGGGATCGAACTGACCCAGGTGTGGTTTCCGGATCGGACAGTGTCTCCCAACGACGTGGTGGCCGAAACTGTGGGCGCTGCGCTGGGAGCAGGACTGTGGTTGTTCGCGGGGCTGCCTTTGCTGGCGGCGTGGCGCCGCCTGCGGCAGCGGTTGCAATTGGATGGCCAATTGGGGCCCGTCGCGCTCTTGTACTCGATGTGGTTCGCGCTGTGGCAGTTCATGCCGCTGGAATTGACGCTATCGCCGGCCGATGTGTATCGCAAGTATCGGCGCGGACATGTGCTGGTTTTGCCGTTCTATGACCCTTCGGCCAGCTTGGGAGATTGGATTTGGCTGGTGGTGGTGACGGCGCTGACCTACTTGCCGCTGGGTTGCCTATTGGCCTATTGGCAAGCGATTGTCGGCGCGCCGCTGTCGGCGGCGCAGGCGCTGGGCTGGGGGGTGTTGATCAGCGGCTGTGCCGAGGCGGCCCAGCTCTTCGTGTTGTCGCGCGATGTGACCGCCACGGAGATCGTGTTGGGCGGCGCCTTCACGTTGATTGGCTGGCTGGCGGCGCGGCGCGCTGGAGTGACCGCGCGTGATGGCGTCGCGGCGACCGATCCGCGCCGCGCGACGCGTGGCGCGGCGATGTTGATGCTCGTCGCCTGGTGCGTTTTGATCGCGACGATGGTCTGGGAGCCGTTTGATTTTGTGTGGGATCTTGGCGCCGCGAGCGCCAAAGCGCGCGAAGTGACGTTGATTCCATTCGCCGACTACGAGCGTCAAGAGAACTTCCACTGGTTGCGGCACGCGGTGGAACATAGCGGGCTGTTCCTCGCCCTGGGTGTTTTGACGGGCGTTGCGGGCGGGCGCTGGCGAATCGCAGTATTGGCGGGCGCCGTAGTCTTCGCGGTGGTGGTCGAAGCAGGGCAGCTTTTGTTGCCAGGGCGCAACCCGAGCATCACCGACGCGATGTTGGCCGCAGTTTGCATTTTGATTGGCTGGTTCGCGAGCCGACGAGTCATTGTCTCGGCCGGGCAGGAGGAGTCGCCCACAGGAAACG